A window of the Fusobacterium sp. IOR10 genome harbors these coding sequences:
- a CDS encoding amino acid ABC transporter substrate-binding protein, with protein MKKILAIIIMVLGIGTLSFGADKSLIKIQKAGKMIVGLDATFAPMGFRDEKGEIVGFDIDLANEVAKRLGIKAEFKPLEWDGIIFDLKSRKIDMVWNGMTITEGRKKQITFSDEYFQDGQIIFSKKDNKVNKVQELKGKIVGVQLGGSGDFALQKSEVFPSIKAVKKYATNVEALMDLEAGRIDAVVVDAVAGKYYNSKKNGLTYSSESLTKEYYGVGMRNEDKAFREAINNKLSEMKADGTFKVIYEKWFGKEEK; from the coding sequence ATGAAAAAGATATTAGCAATTATTATTATGGTTTTAGGAATTGGAACACTGAGTTTTGGAGCAGATAAATCTTTAATTAAAATTCAAAAAGCAGGAAAGATGATCGTAGGATTAGACGCTACATTTGCACCAATGGGATTTAGAGATGAAAAAGGTGAAATTGTAGGTTTTGATATTGATTTAGCAAATGAAGTTGCAAAGAGATTAGGAATTAAAGCTGAATTTAAACCTCTGGAATGGGATGGAATAATTTTTGATTTAAAAAGCAGAAAAATAGATATGGTATGGAATGGAATGACAATAACTGAGGGAAGAAAAAAACAAATTACTTTCTCAGATGAATATTTTCAAGATGGACAAATAATATTTTCGAAAAAAGATAATAAAGTAAATAAAGTTCAAGAACTTAAAGGGAAAATAGTAGGGGTACAATTAGGAGGATCTGGAGATTTTGCACTTCAAAAAAGTGAAGTGTTCCCAAGTATAAAAGCAGTTAAAAAATATGCAACAAATGTTGAAGCTCTAATGGATTTAGAAGCTGGAAGAATAGATGCAGTTGTTGTAGATGCTGTAGCTGGAAAGTATTACAACTCTAAAAAGAATGGTTTAACTTATTCTTCTGAATCTTTAACAAAAGAGTATTATGGAGTTGGAATGAGAAATGAAGATAAGGCTTTTAGAGAAGCTATTAATAATAAGCTATCTGAAATGAAAGCTGATGGAACATTTAAAGTAATTTATGAAAAATGGTTTGGAAAAGAGGAGAAATAA